A segment of the Gammaproteobacteria bacterium genome:
TCACCACCGACGGCGCCGAGACCGATCTCGATCTCGGTCACTACGAGCGTTTTGTGCGCTTCCAGACCACGCGGCTCAACAATTACACCACCGGCCAGATTTACGAAAACGTCATCCGCAAGGAGCGGCGCGGCGATTATCTGGGCGGCACGGTGCAGGTCATCCCGCACATCACCGACGAGATCAAGACCTGCATCGGGCGCGGCGCGGGTGATGCGGAGGTGGCGCTGGTGGAGATCGGCGGTACGGTGGGCGATATCGAGTCGCTGCCGTTTATGGAGGCCATCCGCCAGATGGGGATCGAACTCGGGCGCGAGCGCGCGGTGTTCATTCATCTGACCCTGGTGCCGTATATCGCCGTCACCGGCGAAATCAAGACCAAGCCCACCCAGCACTCGGTGAAGGAGCTGCGCTCCATCGGCATTCAGCCGGACATATTGCTCTGCCGCGCGGACCGTCCGCTGCCGGAGAACGAGCGCCGCAAGATTGCGTTGTTCACCAACGTCGAGGAGAAAGCGGTCATTACGGCGGTGGACGTAGACAACATCTACAAGATCCCGTTGTGGCTGCATTCGCAGAAGCTCGACGAGATTGTGCTGAACAAATTCCGGCTCACCGCACCGCCCGCGGACCTGTCCGAATGGAAGCACGTGGTGCACGCCATGGAGTTTCCCGAAGCCGAAATTACGGTAGGTATGGTCGGCAAATACGTGAATCTGACCGATTCGTACAAGTCACTGAACGAGGCGTTGCGGCACGCGGGCATCCACACGCGCACCAAGGTCAGGATCGAATATTTCGATTCCCAGAAGCTTGGCACCGACGGCATCGCGGGCCTGGCGGACGTAGACGCCATCCTGGTGCCGGGCGGTTTTGGCGTGCGTGGCATCGAGGGAAAAGTCGAGGCGGTGCGCCTGGCGCGCGAGAACAATATCCCGTTTCTCGGCATCTGCTTAGGGATGCAGGTGGCCGTGATCGAATATGCGCGCAACGTTGCCGGCCTCAGCGAGGCGCACAGCACCGAGTTCAATCCCGATGCGCGTGACCCGGTGATTGCCCTGATTACCGAATGGCAGGACGAAAAGGGTACGCGCGAGCGGCGCGACAAGGACGCGCCGCTTGGCGGCACCATGCGTCTGGGCGGGCAGCAGTGCTTGCTGACGCCTGGCACGCGCGCGCACACGCTATATGGTGCGGACACCATTATCGAGCGACACCGGCACCGTTTCGAGTTCAATAACAACTATCTGGAGCGACTTACTGAAGCGGGGCTGGTGATATCGGGACGCTCGGGCGACGGCAGCCTGGTGGAGATGGTGGAGTTGCGCGATCACCCGTGGTTCGTCGCCTGCCAGTTCCATCCCGAATTCACCTCCACGCCGCGCGATGGTCATCCGCTGTTCGTGGGCTTCATCCGCGCGGCCTGCGCGCGCAACGGGCAAAGGAAACGACACGCCGGCAGCGATCGTGAGTTTGCGCGCGCCGGCACCGTGGCGCCACGCCCTTCGATCACTTTGAGTGAAGCGAAGGTCGCGAAGATCAAAACGCCATGAAGCTGTGCGGTTTCGAAGCCGGCCTCGACCAACCGATGTTTCTGATCGCGGGTCCCTGCGTGATCGAGAGCGAATCGCTGGCTTTCGAGACGGCCGGGCGGCTCAAGGAGATCACCTCCGAGCTTGGGGTTCCTTTCGTTTATAAATCATCGTTCGACAAGGCCAACCGCTCCTCGGGAAGCAGCTTTCGCGGTCCGGGGCTGGAACGTGGTTTGAAGATACTTGAAGC
Coding sequences within it:
- a CDS encoding CTP synthase, translating into MTRYVFITGGVVSSLGKGIAAASLGAILEARGVKVTMIKLDPYINVDPGTMSPFQHGEVYVTTDGAETDLDLGHYERFVRFQTTRLNNYTTGQIYENVIRKERRGDYLGGTVQVIPHITDEIKTCIGRGAGDAEVALVEIGGTVGDIESLPFMEAIRQMGIELGRERAVFIHLTLVPYIAVTGEIKTKPTQHSVKELRSIGIQPDILLCRADRPLPENERRKIALFTNVEEKAVITAVDVDNIYKIPLWLHSQKLDEIVLNKFRLTAPPADLSEWKHVVHAMEFPEAEITVGMVGKYVNLTDSYKSLNEALRHAGIHTRTKVRIEYFDSQKLGTDGIAGLADVDAILVPGGFGVRGIEGKVEAVRLARENNIPFLGICLGMQVAVIEYARNVAGLSEAHSTEFNPDARDPVIALITEWQDEKGTRERRDKDAPLGGTMRLGGQQCLLTPGTRAHTLYGADTIIERHRHRFEFNNNYLERLTEAGLVISGRSGDGSLVEMVELRDHPWFVACQFHPEFTSTPRDGHPLFVGFIRAACARNGQRKRHAGSDREFARAGTVAPRPSITLSEAKVAKIKTP
- a CDS encoding 3-deoxy-8-phosphooctulonate synthase; translation: MKLCGFEAGLDQPMFLIAGPCVIESESLAFETAGRLKEITSELGVPFVYKSSFDKANRSSGSSFRGPGLERGLKILEAIKAELKVPILTDVHEDTPLDEVASVVDVLQTPAFLCRQTNFIHNVAAQGRPVNIKKGQFLSPWEMKNVVDKAR